The nucleotide window GGCCGTTTATGACCCAATTGGTCATGTGGATCATGTTGAACCACATGAAGCCGAGCGAGTGCACCGAGATGAAGCGGTTGGTCATCTGCAGCGCGCGGTCTTCCCACGAATAAGCGGCGTGGAACGAGATCGGCTTGCCCAGTTCCTCAAGCAGCGCATAGGTTTTCATATAGGCGTTGTCGTGCACCGGCTTGTAGCGCGGCGACGTCACCATGAAGCCGACGACGCCCTTCTTGTCGCCGAAATCCTTCACCGTCTTGTAGGCCGCTTCCGGATCGTTGAACGGGATGTAGAGCATCGAGACCAGCCGCGGCTCGACGGCGAGAATTTTTTCACACAGCCAGCGGTTATAGGCGCGGCACAGCGCGACCTCGATCTCGACCTGCGGGTGCAGGCCGAGGAACAGCATCGGCGTGGGAAACATGCAGGCGTAGTCGACGCCCATCGCGTCCATCCACTCCAACGTCATGACCACGTCGCGATGCCGGCCGTCGTTCGGCACCTTCTGCAGTCCGCGCATGTTGGCGCGCGTGATGCGGCCGCCGAGATTCTGATTGCCGACCGAGGAATTGAGCAGGCCGGAGCGGCCGGGACGCTTCGCCGAATCGATCATGTCGCGGCGAATCACCGGACTTTCGATGTACTGGAAAACGTCCTTGTAGGATTCGTTTTCGTAGTGGTGCGCGTCGACATCGACGATCAGAAAATCC belongs to Pirellulales bacterium and includes:
- a CDS encoding amidohydrolase family protein, encoding MDATPNEVRKLNFDDYSTSKHLEHAAQQARARNFQDFLIVDVDAHHYENESYKDVFQYIESPVIRRDMIDSAKRPGRSGLLNSSVGNQNLGGRITRANMRGLQKVPNDGRHRDVVMTLEWMDAMGVDYACMFPTPMLFLGLHPQVEIEVALCRAYNRWLCEKILAVEPRLVSMLYIPFNDPEAAYKTVKDFGDKKGVVGFMVTSPRYKPVHDNAYMKTYALLEELGKPISFHAAYSWEDRALQMTNRFISVHSLGFMWFNMIHMTNWVINGLPERFPKLKVLWIESGLTWAYCLMQRLDHSYMMRTSDCPSLKRKPSEYMRDMYYSSQPMEVPEDLSILEATFKMIKADTQLLWSSDYPHWDF